The Virgibacillus phasianinus genome includes a window with the following:
- a CDS encoding PTS sugar transporter subunit IIA, with product MAKEVLSKDNIHLNVKLSDKEEAIRYTGGILVTNGYVEESYVGKMLEREEMTSTFMGNNVAIPHGTDDAKGAVLETGLTVVTVPDGVDFGNGNIVKVLIGIAGKGDEHLDVLSKIAIVCSEEENIDKIVEAQTKEEIIALFDEVN from the coding sequence CAAAGACAATATTCATTTAAACGTAAAATTAAGCGATAAAGAGGAAGCCATTCGTTATACTGGCGGGATTCTGGTGACGAACGGATATGTGGAAGAATCATACGTTGGTAAAATGCTTGAGAGAGAGGAAATGACCTCCACATTTATGGGCAATAATGTCGCGATTCCACATGGAACAGATGACGCAAAAGGTGCCGTTCTGGAAACAGGGCTAACGGTAGTAACTGTACCAGATGGTGTTGATTTTGGTAATGGAAACATTGTTAAAGTCCTTATCGGTATTGCTGGTAAAGGTGATGAGCATTTAGACGTTCTATCGAAAATTGCTATCGTTTGTTCTGAAGAAGAAAATATTGATAAAATCGTGGAAGCCCAAACAAAAGAAGAAATCATAGCACTATTTGATGAGGTGAATTAA
- a CDS encoding mannitol-1-phosphate 5-dehydrogenase produces the protein MLAVHFGAGNIGRGFIGSLLYQANYHTTFVDVNDAVIQELNEKQQYNVVLASENSETLTVKNVSGINSITDPDKVVEAIVNADIITTAVGPNILAVISELIAKGLQARMKSNQHPLNIIACENMIGGSSLLKEKVAEHLTEEERTSFDAIFGFPDAAVDRIVPNQANDDLLEVSVEPYYEWVVEETAIKGAKPSIDGVTYVADLKPYIERKLFTVNTGHAVPAYIGRYMGYATINEAMNDQHVQEIIKGALTESGEALIQTYQFDREEHQTYINKIIQRFMNPYISDEVTRVARGPIRKLGPNDRLIRPASIYLDVTGKEPFHLAKTIASALEYENEQDEEAVKLQQMITEDGYEKTLQSVSELDVGHPLIPIVLTELEMIKSLKK, from the coding sequence ATGTTAGCTGTACACTTTGGCGCTGGAAATATTGGTCGCGGATTTATTGGATCCCTTCTATATCAAGCAAATTATCATACCACATTTGTTGATGTAAACGACGCTGTCATTCAGGAACTGAACGAAAAACAGCAGTATAATGTCGTGTTGGCCTCTGAAAATAGTGAAACATTAACAGTGAAAAACGTTTCCGGAATCAACAGCATCACTGATCCGGACAAAGTGGTTGAAGCTATCGTCAACGCTGATATTATCACAACAGCTGTCGGCCCGAACATTTTGGCGGTGATTTCAGAACTGATTGCAAAAGGTTTACAAGCGAGAATGAAATCCAATCAACATCCACTTAATATTATTGCCTGTGAAAATATGATAGGTGGGAGTTCTTTATTAAAAGAAAAGGTCGCCGAGCATTTAACAGAAGAGGAACGGACATCTTTTGATGCCATATTTGGCTTTCCGGATGCAGCTGTTGACAGGATTGTTCCCAACCAGGCAAATGATGATTTGCTGGAGGTTTCGGTTGAGCCTTATTATGAATGGGTCGTAGAGGAAACAGCAATCAAGGGTGCAAAACCATCAATTGATGGAGTCACGTACGTAGCCGATTTAAAGCCATATATCGAGCGGAAGTTATTTACTGTTAACACCGGTCATGCGGTCCCAGCTTACATCGGCCGCTACATGGGTTATGCAACGATTAATGAAGCGATGAACGATCAACATGTTCAAGAAATTATCAAGGGTGCGTTAACAGAATCAGGGGAAGCATTGATTCAAACCTATCAATTCGATAGGGAGGAACACCAAACGTATATAAATAAGATTATCCAGCGTTTTATGAACCCGTATATTTCTGACGAAGTTACCAGGGTAGCACGCGGACCAATTCGGAAGCTTGGGCCGAACGATCGTCTGATTCGTCCAGCAAGTATTTATCTGGATGTGACAGGGAAAGAACCATTCCACCTTGCTAAAACAATAGCATCAGCATTGGAATATGAAAATGAACAGGATGAAGAAGCGGTTAAGCTGCAGCAAATGATTACGGAAGACGGCTATGAAAAAACATTGCAGTCTGTCTCCGAATTGGATGTGGGTCACCCGTTAATTCCGATTGTCTTAACAGAATTGGAAATGATTAAATCGTTGAAAAAGTGA
- a CDS encoding beta-N-acetylhexosaminidase family protein, translating into MLVGRRILGKAFILCFTFMLLVPFLAGGSQTHAQESQKTNKLGINPKPQQLKELGEGFPLTPVVGIVVGENTDEAAIREVTQILEDADVKRIVRKNAGESAPHTPVTIWIGGSSENQDSLDVLQQLGIDGPGELKAEGYVLASSRNKKIVLAGKDKDGTFYAAKTFGQMIQERQGRDWIPSVEIRDWPEMPLRGSIEGFYGPPWSHEDRLSQLEFYGDNKMNAYIYAPKDDPYHRKQWREPYPEKELNKIKELIDTAKKNHVKFTFSLSPGNTVCYSGDKDFELLMEKMETMWDLGVRSYAIFLDDISYDFHCQQDNEKFGDDASPTAAGQAYFLNRFNEEFIQTHDGAERLITVPTAYAGNDTNTYRERFAELVDKETLVMWTGPAVVSAEITSEGAKKVSNIFKHDLYIWDNYPVNDFDRNRLFLGPLVNRDADLTENGVIGLTANPMNEAEASKIPLYTVADYTWNPYNYNPEESWERSIKSFGGDQAEALRTFAENSYSSRLSDTESLTLSPLLDAFWNAYESGNPEQAAENLKAEFKNLQSAASSLRQNMDNRQFIDEIGPYLEKLSLSGEAGVTAVNLLMAQKTGDTEAEKQLKKELTSMTDQLDQIPQEVGEFVIKPFLIQAIYGEYILSRPLDGVNKVRGAGELIQYTPEHGDTTGTNIYGYEVTVVDGKIVKRGGNNSEIPDNGYVLSIHGSDWLLENALLGATVEIADGQVLITIPK; encoded by the coding sequence TTGTTAGTTGGAAGAAGAATACTAGGAAAGGCCTTCATACTTTGTTTTACCTTCATGCTACTTGTACCGTTTCTAGCTGGAGGTAGCCAGACACATGCGCAGGAAAGCCAAAAGACAAACAAATTGGGCATTAACCCCAAACCACAGCAGCTAAAAGAGCTTGGAGAAGGGTTTCCATTGACTCCTGTTGTTGGGATTGTTGTTGGCGAGAATACGGATGAAGCAGCTATCCGTGAAGTTACACAGATACTTGAAGATGCGGACGTAAAACGGATTGTCCGGAAAAATGCTGGGGAATCAGCACCGCATACACCTGTTACCATTTGGATTGGAGGTTCTTCGGAAAATCAAGACTCTCTGGATGTATTACAACAACTAGGTATAGATGGACCTGGGGAACTGAAAGCGGAGGGGTATGTTCTGGCCTCAAGCCGGAATAAAAAAATCGTTCTTGCTGGTAAAGATAAGGATGGTACTTTCTATGCTGCCAAAACGTTCGGGCAGATGATTCAGGAAAGACAAGGGCGTGACTGGATTCCATCCGTTGAAATTCGGGATTGGCCAGAGATGCCATTACGTGGATCAATCGAAGGATTTTACGGTCCACCATGGTCCCATGAGGATCGGCTAAGTCAGCTTGAGTTTTATGGTGACAATAAAATGAATGCTTATATTTACGCACCGAAAGATGATCCTTATCACCGTAAGCAATGGCGCGAACCTTATCCGGAAAAAGAGCTTAACAAAATTAAAGAACTAATTGATACAGCAAAGAAAAATCACGTGAAGTTTACTTTCTCCCTATCCCCTGGTAACACAGTTTGTTACTCAGGTGATAAGGATTTTGAGCTGCTAATGGAAAAGATGGAGACAATGTGGGACTTAGGTGTGCGCTCCTACGCGATCTTTTTAGATGATATCAGCTATGATTTTCACTGCCAGCAAGACAATGAAAAATTTGGGGACGACGCCAGTCCTACTGCCGCTGGACAGGCATATTTCTTAAATCGTTTTAATGAGGAGTTCATTCAAACACATGACGGTGCTGAACGTTTGATTACAGTACCGACGGCATATGCGGGGAATGATACGAACACTTACAGGGAGCGTTTTGCAGAATTAGTAGATAAAGAGACACTCGTAATGTGGACGGGCCCGGCAGTCGTTTCGGCGGAAATTACCTCAGAAGGAGCGAAGAAAGTTTCTAATATTTTCAAGCATGATCTGTATATTTGGGATAACTATCCTGTCAATGACTTTGATAGGAATCGCTTATTTCTTGGACCGCTTGTAAATAGAGATGCTGACCTAACTGAAAATGGGGTAATTGGTCTGACAGCAAATCCGATGAATGAGGCAGAGGCATCCAAGATTCCACTGTATACGGTTGCGGATTATACGTGGAATCCATACAATTATAATCCTGAAGAATCTTGGGAGCGCAGCATTAAGTCGTTTGGCGGCGACCAGGCTGAAGCTTTAAGAACCTTTGCGGAAAATTCCTATTCATCACGACTTTCCGATACGGAATCACTAACACTGTCACCTTTACTTGACGCGTTTTGGAATGCTTATGAATCAGGCAATCCAGAACAGGCAGCTGAAAATTTGAAAGCAGAATTTAAAAATCTGCAAAGTGCTGCTTCCAGCCTGCGTCAAAACATGGATAACCGACAGTTTATTGATGAAATTGGTCCATATTTAGAAAAACTTTCACTATCAGGTGAGGCAGGTGTGACAGCAGTCAATCTATTAATGGCACAAAAAACAGGCGACACTGAAGCGGAGAAGCAATTGAAAAAAGAGCTCACTTCCATGACTGACCAGCTCGATCAGATCCCTCAGGAGGTTGGTGAATTTGTGATCAAACCCTTCCTGATTCAAGCTATCTATGGGGAATATATTCTTTCCAGACCACTTGATGGAGTGAATAAAGTTCGCGGCGCAGGAGAATTGATCCAGTATACACCTGAACACGGTGACACTACTGGCACGAATATTTATGGATATGAAGTTACCGTTGTGGATGGGAAAATTGTCAAAAGAGGCGGCAACAACTCTGAGATTCCTGATAACGGTTATGTACTGAGTATTCACGGCAGCGATTGGCTGTTGGAGAATGCCTTACTCGGTGCCACGGTTGAAATTGCAGATGGTCAAGTGTTAATCACGATACCGAAATAA
- a CDS encoding asparaginase, whose amino-acid sequence MENNNLVKVRRGNQIESRHHVHIAVVDSKGNLLHHAGNPDGKVYARSSMKPIQAIPIVETGAADYYEFSDADLSLCTASHNGEDMHTDRVLSILKRVGLEDTALNCGTHIPRWQDTYKELILNGKEVTPLYNNCSGKHTGMLATAKFMDEPIDTYYLPDHPVQQRILQAISDTCDYPKDEIEIGIDGCGVPVHGLPLDRLAYGFARMATPASFGNERKKTVQRITNAMMAAPEMVGGTNRFCTDFMAAGNGRFFGKAGAEGVYCIGDIETGLGIAVKVADGNGRAVYPAAMEVLVQLGLLNDDQIEQLTAYHHPKLHNARKEVIGELIPAFQLKHTSLA is encoded by the coding sequence ATGGAAAACAATAATCTGGTAAAAGTCCGACGAGGAAACCAAATAGAAAGTCGTCACCATGTACATATAGCCGTCGTTGATTCAAAGGGCAATTTACTTCACCATGCTGGAAATCCGGATGGAAAGGTTTATGCCAGGTCTTCGATGAAGCCAATCCAAGCAATCCCGATTGTGGAGACAGGTGCAGCGGATTATTACGAGTTTAGTGATGCAGATTTATCGCTTTGTACCGCTTCACATAATGGAGAGGACATGCACACGGACCGGGTTTTATCCATATTGAAACGGGTTGGTCTTGAAGACACTGCTTTGAATTGTGGCACGCATATTCCCAGGTGGCAGGATACGTATAAGGAGCTTATTCTAAACGGCAAAGAAGTGACGCCTTTATATAACAATTGCTCAGGTAAACATACCGGGATGCTGGCCACCGCTAAATTTATGGATGAACCAATTGATACATATTACTTGCCAGATCATCCTGTTCAGCAGCGAATCCTGCAGGCTATCAGCGATACATGTGATTACCCAAAAGATGAAATTGAAATTGGAATCGATGGTTGCGGTGTTCCAGTGCATGGGCTGCCGCTCGACAGACTCGCTTATGGGTTTGCGCGCATGGCCACTCCCGCCTCATTTGGAAATGAAAGAAAGAAGACAGTTCAACGAATAACGAATGCGATGATGGCCGCTCCCGAAATGGTCGGGGGAACAAATCGCTTTTGTACAGACTTTATGGCTGCTGGAAACGGCAGGTTTTTTGGCAAAGCTGGCGCTGAAGGTGTCTACTGCATCGGAGACATAGAAACTGGCTTAGGAATTGCGGTGAAAGTTGCAGACGGTAATGGCCGTGCAGTGTACCCGGCTGCAATGGAAGTGCTCGTTCAACTTGGCTTACTAAATGATGACCAGATCGAGCAATTAACAGCATACCATCATCCAAAATTACACAACGCAAGAAAAGAAGTCATTGGAGAACTGATTCCAGCTTTTCAATTGAAACACACATCATTGGCTTAG
- a CDS encoding sigma 54-interacting transcriptional regulator, whose product MAVKKVTIIAIQEKYLDTITKQVKEIIGDNVIIQSVTVKDLQCHTVSDGAIVVISNSQIKGLVTQLIPRDCPIIIAKRDINYTNSKELVSLPPGQEILVVNDNVSNANETVESLRETVFEHNYHAYIPEDSIPETIDYIVTPGERHLLPQGLSNVIDIGSRLLDISTFEEIINLLEMDYSKSQIIRRYFKACVSLSGNDNYDSHAKDIRHIAQYHFKDIISESQSMKEAVELAKQYSLAHDARYIHIGGEQGTGKNMFAQAIHNFSRKSDQPFVSVNCASKDSDEIELILFGAANQDDVFQLAGNGTVCIEEVEELPLDIQGRLFQLFNAKDFSQIVITTSTQNCQELVEKDLFNRDLFNLFNKNALNVPALSERMEDLLPLINNIKQRIKRNDITFTSKVIEFFKDYSWAGNVKELYNVITYLSLLEEDPIGMEFLPFHLRARADEQKFKNIEVNKSIISKIEKRGFLDESIKILSAFYEGKKEYISYGRNALKKQLEEKGLTLTEQQLRMRLEVLQELGLTIVRQGRAGSTISRKGEAFIEDYFTSIINK is encoded by the coding sequence ATGGCAGTTAAAAAGGTAACGATCATTGCAATTCAAGAAAAATACTTGGATACCATTACCAAGCAAGTAAAAGAAATAATTGGTGACAACGTAATAATTCAATCAGTAACAGTTAAGGATTTGCAGTGTCATACCGTTTCAGACGGTGCCATCGTGGTTATTTCAAATAGCCAGATTAAAGGGCTAGTAACGCAGCTTATACCTAGGGATTGTCCAATCATTATTGCGAAACGTGATATCAACTATACGAATTCAAAGGAATTGGTCAGCCTGCCACCAGGTCAGGAGATTCTGGTGGTAAATGACAACGTGTCAAATGCGAATGAAACTGTTGAATCGCTTCGTGAAACGGTATTCGAACACAATTATCACGCTTATATACCGGAAGATTCAATCCCGGAAACCATAGATTATATTGTGACACCAGGTGAACGTCATCTTTTGCCGCAAGGGTTATCTAATGTTATTGATATAGGTTCCAGGCTTTTGGATATTAGCACGTTTGAGGAAATTATCAACCTGCTCGAAATGGATTATTCGAAGTCCCAGATTATTAGACGCTATTTTAAGGCATGTGTATCACTATCAGGGAACGACAATTACGATTCACATGCAAAAGATATCCGTCATATTGCGCAATACCATTTCAAGGATATTATTTCGGAAAGTCAATCCATGAAAGAAGCGGTTGAACTTGCCAAACAGTATTCACTTGCGCATGATGCAAGATATATCCATATTGGGGGTGAGCAGGGCACTGGAAAAAATATGTTTGCCCAGGCTATACATAACTTTTCCAGAAAATCAGATCAACCTTTCGTTTCGGTTAATTGTGCTTCAAAAGATAGTGACGAAATCGAGCTAATATTGTTCGGTGCAGCAAATCAGGATGATGTGTTTCAACTTGCCGGAAATGGAACTGTTTGTATCGAGGAAGTTGAAGAGCTTCCACTAGACATTCAGGGAAGACTGTTTCAACTGTTTAATGCTAAAGACTTTTCACAAATTGTGATCACTACAAGCACACAAAATTGCCAGGAACTTGTTGAAAAAGATTTGTTCAATCGCGATCTCTTTAACCTATTTAATAAAAACGCGCTTAACGTTCCCGCTTTATCGGAACGAATGGAAGACCTTTTACCGTTAATTAATAATATCAAGCAGCGGATTAAGCGAAATGATATTACGTTCACATCTAAAGTCATTGAATTTTTCAAGGACTACAGTTGGGCAGGAAATGTGAAGGAGCTCTATAATGTTATCACGTATTTATCCTTGTTAGAAGAAGATCCGATCGGGATGGAATTCTTGCCGTTCCACCTTCGTGCAAGGGCTGATGAGCAGAAGTTTAAAAATATAGAAGTGAATAAAAGTATTATTTCTAAAATAGAAAAACGCGGATTTTTAGATGAAAGTATCAAGATATTAAGCGCTTTTTATGAAGGAAAAAAAGAATATATTTCCTATGGCAGAAATGCATTAAAAAAGCAGCTCGAGGAAAAAGGATTAACCCTTACTGAACAGCAACTGCGTATGAGGCTGGAAGTACTTCAGGAACTAGGATTAACGATTGTCAGACAAGGCAGAGCAGGGTCAACAATATCACGTAAGGGTGAAGCATTTATAGAGGATTATTTTACTAGCATTATTAATAAATGA
- a CDS encoding peptide ABC transporter substrate-binding protein, producing MKEAKFSLLIALGLLLCVIMSACSSDSGGEKQAEGSNDKDADVKQELNLISSDTIPTMDPHMGTDVVSFQFIGASKEGLYRLGENLELKPGIAKDHKVSEDGLTWTFNLRDDAKWSNGDPVTAHDFVYAWRRAVNPKTGSEYGPYLMGGVVKNATAINKGDEPVESLGVKAKGDYTLVVTLEKSTPYFESLTTRSTFMPLNQKFVEKQGDKFATSTDTMLFNGPFMLTDWKSTSSSWNLEKNPDYWDAETVKLEKMTYDVVKDPQAGVDLFEKGEVNRTDLTADLVDKYSSHDAFTVTPETALYYLKFNQTTSDALANANIRKALSKAINKQALVDELLNDGSVVSNGFVPQDFSKHPETGEGFREINGDLVTYDPEAAKELWDKGLKEIGKEKVELEFLGSDGEVSKITDEYIANQLETNLPGLDITLKLVPFEQRLELDASMDYQIELAGWGPSYLDNYTWMDLWLTDGENNKMGYSNKTYDKLVKSTVDELALEPVKRFEAFLEAEKILAEDAPVAPLYQSGRTQLISPKIEGVIDRPFGPKYEYKWAHVVPTE from the coding sequence ATGAAAGAAGCGAAGTTTTCGTTATTAATAGCATTGGGTCTTTTGCTATGTGTGATTATGTCTGCTTGTTCTAGTGACAGTGGAGGTGAAAAACAAGCAGAAGGCAGTAATGACAAGGATGCAGACGTGAAGCAAGAATTAAATTTGATTAGCAGTGATACGATCCCAACCATGGATCCGCATATGGGAACCGATGTAGTTTCATTTCAATTTATCGGCGCTAGTAAAGAAGGACTGTACCGCCTTGGTGAAAATCTGGAATTAAAGCCAGGCATTGCAAAGGATCATAAGGTAAGTGAAGATGGTCTGACATGGACATTCAATCTGCGTGACGATGCAAAGTGGTCAAATGGGGATCCTGTCACTGCACATGATTTCGTATACGCCTGGAGAAGGGCAGTGAATCCCAAAACAGGTTCTGAATATGGTCCATATTTAATGGGTGGCGTGGTCAAAAATGCAACAGCAATCAATAAAGGTGATGAGCCAGTAGAATCATTAGGTGTTAAGGCCAAGGGAGATTATACATTAGTTGTTACCCTTGAAAAGTCTACTCCATATTTTGAATCGTTAACAACCCGCAGTACATTCATGCCATTGAATCAGAAGTTTGTAGAAAAACAAGGAGACAAATTTGCGACAAGCACAGACACAATGCTATTTAACGGCCCGTTCATGTTAACGGATTGGAAGAGTACTTCAAGTTCCTGGAATTTGGAAAAGAACCCGGATTATTGGGATGCAGAAACAGTTAAGCTGGAAAAGATGACCTATGATGTGGTCAAAGATCCGCAGGCTGGAGTGGATTTATTTGAAAAGGGTGAAGTGAACCGCACTGATTTAACTGCTGATTTAGTTGATAAATATTCTTCGCATGACGCATTTACGGTTACACCGGAGACAGCGTTATATTATTTGAAGTTTAACCAAACCACTTCTGATGCACTAGCGAATGCAAATATTCGGAAGGCATTAAGCAAAGCGATTAATAAACAAGCTTTAGTTGACGAACTATTAAACGATGGATCCGTGGTTTCAAATGGCTTTGTTCCACAGGACTTCTCCAAACACCCAGAAACAGGAGAAGGCTTCCGTGAGATCAACGGAGACCTTGTCACCTATGATCCGGAGGCAGCAAAGGAATTATGGGACAAAGGATTAAAAGAAATTGGCAAGGAAAAGGTTGAACTGGAATTCTTGGGCAGCGATGGTGAAGTAAGTAAGATAACCGATGAATATATCGCAAATCAACTGGAAACAAATCTTCCTGGCTTGGATATCACATTAAAGCTCGTTCCGTTTGAGCAACGTCTTGAATTAGATGCCAGTATGGATTATCAAATAGAGCTTGCCGGATGGGGACCTTCCTATTTGGACAACTATACATGGATGGATCTCTGGTTAACAGACGGTGAAAACAACAAGATGGGGTATTCCAATAAAACCTACGATAAGCTGGTGAAAAGTACTGTAGATGAATTGGCACTTGAACCGGTAAAACGTTTTGAAGCGTTCCTGGAGGCTGAAAAGATATTGGCTGAAGACGCACCCGTTGCCCCATTGTACCAAAGCGGCCGGACACAATTGATCTCGCCAAAAATTGAAGGTGTCATTGATCGGCCGTTTGGACCTAAGTACGAATACAAATGGGCACATGTTGTACCGACAGAATAA
- a CDS encoding flavin reductase family protein has protein sequence MPTKEAHTFNPVDLETQQMYKLIIGSVVPRPIAWVSTKSKEAILNLAPFSFFTVASRQPPTLAVSIGQGVEGRKGTVKDTLTNIRDTKEFVVNVVPEALANQMFESSMHVDANTNEFSLAGLTPEPSGTISVPSVKESPIAFECKLDRIIEVGTDHMVLGQIQCASIDESAYLGNFKVDIENWKPLARLAGDYASLSPSFKLPK, from the coding sequence ATGCCAACTAAAGAAGCGCATACCTTTAATCCAGTGGATCTTGAAACACAGCAAATGTATAAACTAATCATCGGTTCTGTTGTTCCTCGTCCAATTGCCTGGGTTTCTACAAAAAGCAAGGAGGCGATATTAAATCTTGCGCCATTTAGCTTTTTTACGGTGGCCTCAAGACAACCACCAACGCTTGCTGTGTCAATAGGTCAAGGTGTTGAAGGAAGAAAAGGAACCGTTAAAGATACATTAACGAACATTCGTGATACGAAAGAATTTGTTGTGAACGTGGTACCGGAAGCGCTAGCCAATCAGATGTTCGAATCATCAATGCATGTAGATGCGAATACCAACGAATTTTCACTGGCAGGTTTAACACCAGAACCTTCCGGGACCATTAGCGTGCCATCTGTAAAGGAATCACCAATTGCATTTGAATGTAAACTGGATAGAATCATTGAGGTAGGTACGGACCATATGGTGCTAGGTCAAATCCAGTGTGCGAGTATTGATGAATCCGCCTATCTCGGTAATTTTAAAGTAGATATTGAAAATTGGAAGCCGCTAGCCCGGCTTGCGGGAGATTATGCATCACTTTCCCCGTCATTTAAACTACCAAAATAG
- a CDS encoding M24 family metallopeptidase, with the protein MNKEYEDRLQVLQSYLEQENIEVAMVTSPANVFYYTGFNCEPHERFMALVVDNRSNNISLFVPALDEESASNESSVRRIIPVSDEENPFAKLKLELGEHVGNFGLEMKAVNIFDYHNLRSAYAHASYVDVQPFINTQRMKKSGSEVESVRTAIDIIEKVLAEGIKKVEVGMSELELTAELEYLMRKFGADGPSFSTIVLSGEKAALPHGTPGNRTFKKGDFLLIDFGVIKDGYCSDITRTFIIGEASDKQKEIYNIVLQSNNAGINAIKSGIPVKTFDIEARNVIDEKGYGEYFNNRVGHGLGIEVHEEPSIHENNEQIAEPGLLFTIEPGIYIPEYGGVRIEDDVYLNDEGNVEVLTSFPKELQVIGK; encoded by the coding sequence TTGAATAAAGAATATGAAGATAGATTGCAAGTACTACAGAGTTATTTAGAGCAGGAAAATATTGAAGTGGCGATGGTTACATCACCGGCAAATGTATTTTATTATACCGGTTTTAATTGTGAGCCGCATGAGCGTTTTATGGCCTTAGTAGTGGATAATCGTTCAAACAATATTTCATTGTTTGTCCCGGCTTTGGATGAGGAAAGTGCTTCAAATGAATCCTCTGTTAGACGGATTATTCCAGTTTCCGATGAGGAAAACCCGTTCGCAAAACTTAAACTTGAGTTAGGTGAACATGTAGGGAATTTCGGGCTAGAAATGAAGGCCGTTAATATATTTGATTATCATAACCTACGAAGTGCCTACGCTCACGCCTCTTATGTTGATGTTCAACCATTTATTAATACCCAGCGAATGAAAAAGTCGGGCAGTGAAGTGGAATCTGTACGGACGGCCATTGATATCATTGAAAAAGTATTGGCAGAAGGCATAAAAAAGGTAGAAGTTGGTATGAGTGAGCTGGAATTAACCGCCGAATTGGAATATCTAATGCGGAAATTTGGTGCAGATGGCCCTTCTTTCTCAACAATTGTATTATCAGGTGAAAAAGCTGCCCTTCCACACGGCACCCCTGGCAATCGGACATTTAAAAAAGGTGACTTCTTATTAATTGATTTTGGGGTTATTAAGGATGGGTACTGTTCCGATATTACACGTACATTTATTATTGGCGAAGCTTCTGACAAACAAAAGGAAATATATAATATCGTTTTACAATCCAATAATGCTGGAATAAATGCCATTAAATCCGGTATCCCTGTTAAAACGTTTGATATTGAAGCAAGAAACGTAATTGACGAGAAAGGATATGGCGAATACTTTAATAATCGTGTTGGCCATGGACTAGGCATCGAGGTTCATGAGGAACCTTCCATCCATGAAAATAATGAACAAATTGCTGAACCAGGATTGCTGTTTACAATCGAACCTGGCATCTACATCCCCGAATATGGTGGAGTACGAATTGAAGATGATGTTTACTTAAACGATGAAGGAAATGTGGAAGTACTGACATCATTTCCAAAAGAACTGCAGGTTATCGGAAAATAG